In Stenotrophomonas sp. 169, one DNA window encodes the following:
- a CDS encoding HPr family phosphocarrier protein codes for MLEKELTVTNRLGLHARATAKLVQELAPFRCNVTMAAKGREINAKSIMGVMLLAAAQGTPVTIRINGEDEQAAMDAVVSLFERRFDEDS; via the coding sequence ATGCTTGAGAAAGAACTCACCGTAACCAACCGCCTGGGCCTGCATGCCCGCGCCACTGCGAAGCTGGTGCAGGAGCTGGCGCCTTTCCGCTGCAACGTGACCATGGCCGCCAAGGGCCGCGAGATCAATGCCAAGAGCATCATGGGTGTGATGCTGCTGGCCGCCGCCCAAGGCACACCGGTGACCATCCGCATCAATGGTGAAGACGAGCAGGCCGCGATGGATGCGGTGGTCTCGCTGTTCGAGCGTCGCTTCGACGAGGACAGCTGA
- a CDS encoding PTS fructose IIA subunit family protein has protein sequence MTCGILLVTHPGVGSALLDVATRLLRHLPLKTEAFDVPFDADLDTLLPHASAAMRRVDGGDGVLILTDLYGASPSNLAAKLARLGTPARRVAALSLPMLLRVMNYPEQDLDQLPATAAAGARNGAIVDDA, from the coding sequence ATGACCTGTGGCATTCTCCTCGTAACCCACCCTGGCGTCGGATCTGCCCTGCTTGATGTGGCGACCCGGCTGCTGCGGCATCTGCCGTTGAAGACTGAAGCGTTCGACGTGCCGTTCGATGCAGATCTGGACACCTTGCTGCCCCACGCATCGGCTGCCATGCGCCGTGTGGATGGCGGCGATGGGGTGCTGATCCTGACCGACCTGTACGGCGCGAGTCCCAGCAACCTGGCCGCGAAACTGGCCCGACTGGGAACGCCGGCGCGGCGGGTAGCGGCCTTGAGCCTGCCGATGTTGTTACGAGTGATGAACTATCCGGAACAGGACCTGGATCAATTGCCCGCCACTGCGGCGGCGGGCGCGCGCAATGGAGCGATAGTCGACGATGCTTGA
- the rapZ gene encoding RNase adapter RapZ, whose protein sequence is MNRPAPPAPTLIIVSGLSGSGKSVALKTFEDQDYYCSDNLPIDLLPGFVRSVLAVKGTAPRRLAVGIDVRGQSDLSQLAQWRSQAEEAGVRAQLLFFEANDEALLKRYADTRRRHPLSQLGLSLPEAIERERELTSPLRDAADAIIDTTALNVHQLRRRIVTEYALGHATPLSLLFESFAYKRGVPAEADFVFDARVLPNPHWDPELRPLSGREGGVRDYLEAQPEVQRYVGQLTDFLDTWLPKLGNDTRSYVTVAFGCTGGKHRSVFLAERLARHAREQGWQDVATYHRELD, encoded by the coding sequence ATGAACCGCCCTGCCCCGCCCGCCCCGACCCTGATCATCGTCAGTGGCCTGTCCGGTTCTGGAAAGTCCGTGGCCCTGAAAACCTTCGAAGACCAGGATTACTACTGCTCCGACAACCTGCCCATCGACCTGCTGCCCGGATTCGTGCGCAGCGTGCTGGCAGTGAAGGGCACCGCGCCGCGGCGCCTGGCGGTAGGCATCGATGTGCGCGGCCAGAGCGACCTCAGCCAGCTCGCGCAGTGGCGCAGCCAGGCCGAAGAAGCCGGCGTGCGCGCACAGTTGCTGTTCTTCGAAGCCAACGACGAAGCGCTGCTGAAACGCTACGCCGACACCCGCCGTAGGCACCCTCTGAGCCAGCTGGGCCTGTCGCTGCCGGAGGCCATCGAGCGCGAACGCGAGCTGACGTCTCCGCTCCGCGACGCCGCCGACGCCATCATCGACACGACCGCGCTCAACGTGCACCAGCTGCGCCGGCGCATCGTGACCGAGTACGCCCTCGGCCATGCCACGCCGTTGTCGCTGCTGTTCGAGTCGTTCGCCTACAAGCGCGGCGTGCCGGCCGAGGCCGACTTCGTGTTCGATGCGCGCGTGCTGCCCAACCCGCACTGGGACCCCGAGTTGCGCCCGCTGAGCGGCCGCGAAGGCGGCGTGCGCGATTACCTGGAGGCGCAGCCCGAAGTCCAACGCTACGTCGGCCAGCTGACCGATTTCCTCGACACCTGGCTGCCCAAGCTGGGCAACGACACCCGCAGCTACGTCACCGTGGCCTTCGGCTGCACCGGCGGCAAGCACCGCTCGGTGTTCCTCGCCGAACGCCTCGCCCGCCATGCCCGCGAACAGGGCTGGCAGGACGTTGCCACTTACCACCGCGAACTCGACTGA
- the hprK gene encoding HPr(Ser) kinase/phosphatase — MNTSITARELFDQQRDRLALRWVAGQKGDKRELEAGNTVSRRPSLAGYLNAIYPNKVQILGTEELTWLDSLDSRLRWETIEKIMQSHPLALVITRNQPCPEDLRAAADESNTPLWLSPKRGHELLNHLSYHLARTLAPRVILHGVFMEIYSIGVLITGEAGSGKSELALELLSRGHRLVADDAPEFTQIAPDVLDGTCPELLQDLLEVRGLGVLNVREMFGDTAVKKNKYLRLIVHLTKPMTEPSAYGYERLTGDSGTRHVLDLDVPLITLPVMPGRNLSVLTEAATRLHILRTKGIDPAAMFIARHSNLLERRSP; from the coding sequence ATGAATACGAGCATCACCGCACGCGAACTGTTCGACCAGCAACGCGACAGGCTGGCCTTGCGTTGGGTCGCCGGACAGAAAGGCGACAAGCGCGAGCTAGAGGCCGGCAACACGGTTTCCCGCCGCCCATCGCTGGCCGGCTACCTCAATGCGATCTACCCCAACAAAGTGCAGATCCTCGGCACCGAAGAACTGACCTGGCTGGACTCGCTCGATTCCCGGCTGCGGTGGGAGACCATCGAAAAGATCATGCAGTCGCACCCGCTGGCACTGGTGATCACCCGCAACCAACCCTGCCCGGAAGACCTGCGTGCTGCAGCCGATGAATCCAATACGCCGCTATGGCTTTCGCCCAAGCGCGGGCACGAGCTGCTGAACCACCTGTCGTACCACTTGGCCCGTACGTTGGCACCGCGGGTGATCCTGCATGGCGTTTTCATGGAGATCTATTCCATCGGCGTGCTGATCACCGGTGAAGCCGGGTCCGGCAAGAGCGAGCTGGCGCTTGAACTGCTGAGCCGTGGTCACCGCCTGGTCGCCGACGATGCCCCCGAATTCACCCAGATCGCCCCGGATGTGCTGGACGGCACCTGCCCGGAGCTGCTGCAGGACCTGCTGGAAGTGCGCGGCCTGGGCGTGTTGAACGTGCGCGAGATGTTTGGTGACACGGCGGTAAAGAAGAACAAGTACCTTCGGCTGATCGTCCACCTGACAAAGCCGATGACCGAACCCAGCGCTTACGGATACGAACGCCTGACCGGTGATTCCGGGACCCGCCACGTGCTGGACCTGGATGTGCCGCTGATCACCCTGCCCGTGATGCCCGGACGCAATCTGTCGGTGCTGACCGAGGCCGCCACGCGCCTGCACATCCTGCGCACCAAGGGCATCGACCCCGCCGCGATGTTCATCGCCCGCCACAGCAACCTGCTCGAACGCCGCAGCCCCTGA
- a CDS encoding PTS sugar transporter subunit IIA, with translation MPLTDLMAAVQTQVCAATDRDGVLLAAAHLLACRQANTEQIHRNLREREALGSTAIGHGIAIPHGRAPALERPRGALLKLLTPVDFGAEEPVDLVFAIAVPSHYTHQHLMLLSELAELFSESSIRDALRDAKDADALRAIIDFPPPASAA, from the coding sequence ATGCCCCTGACTGATCTGATGGCAGCCGTGCAGACCCAGGTCTGCGCGGCCACCGACCGCGACGGCGTCCTGCTGGCTGCAGCGCACCTGCTGGCCTGCCGACAGGCCAACACCGAACAGATCCACCGCAACCTGCGCGAGCGCGAGGCGCTGGGCAGTACGGCCATCGGCCACGGTATCGCCATTCCACATGGCCGCGCACCCGCCCTGGAACGCCCCCGCGGCGCGCTGCTGAAGCTGCTGACGCCCGTGGATTTCGGTGCGGAAGAGCCGGTGGACCTGGTGTTCGCGATCGCGGTGCCGTCTCATTACACCCACCAGCACCTGATGCTGCTGTCCGAGCTGGCCGAACTGTTTTCCGAATCCAGCATCCGCGACGCGCTGCGCGACGCCAAGGACGCAGACGCACTGCGCGCCATCATCGACTTCCCGCCACCGGCGAGCGCCGCATGA
- the raiA gene encoding ribosome-associated translation inhibitor RaiA produces the protein MRIETFGKDVEVTPALKEYVETKFKRPGNHFVGEHCETRVTLKLQKNEHHVDATVNIPGQTLHAEAHGQTMYAAIDILADKVDRLLTSEKEKKQQKKQAHVPLPLGDNDG, from the coding sequence ATGCGCATTGAAACGTTTGGCAAAGACGTCGAAGTCACCCCGGCCCTGAAGGAATATGTAGAGACCAAGTTCAAGCGGCCAGGCAACCACTTCGTCGGCGAGCACTGCGAAACTCGGGTCACGTTGAAGCTGCAGAAGAACGAACACCACGTGGATGCGACCGTGAACATTCCGGGGCAGACGCTGCACGCTGAAGCCCATGGCCAGACCATGTATGCGGCCATCGACATCCTGGCCGACAAGGTCGACCGACTGCTGACGTCGGAGAAGGAAAAGAAGCAGCAGAAGAAACAAGCGCACGTCCCCCTGCCGTTGGGCGACAATGACGGCTGA
- a CDS encoding RNA polymerase factor sigma-54, whose translation MKTRLQTSLGQHLVMTPQLRQAIRLLQMSTTELDVEIAEAVETNPLLDWDDSPERTPGSEVGSSEAPAGQDAPADSGAPSADAGGDDDWTPAEVDWSGSGSSSGSFDEDDLGSAAERVADTETLADHLLWQLHLSPLSSRDRNIGAALIDAIEDDGYLREAFSGIAETLLPDIHAGDDEILTVLHQIQRFDPVGVGARTLGECLQLQLDVLPLDTPALALARRIAGGPLERLPRSGVAGIAQELKQPVADVDAAVTLLRSLDPRPGTQIAAVAQDTYVVPDVVIWRQAGVWRAALAGHAGPKVVIHRGYESLIRRCGEADAGYLKAHLQEARWLLKGLEARGETLLRVVGSLLQHQAGFLEFGAQALRPLTLREIAGELGLHESTISRAIARKHVRTPRGTLPLRAFFASGIDTDGGGEASSTAIQSMIRKLIDDENPRKPLSDAKLADLLKTSGIPVARRTVAKYREAMNISASHERVRIA comes from the coding sequence ATGAAAACGCGGTTGCAGACATCGCTGGGGCAGCATCTGGTCATGACGCCGCAGCTGCGCCAGGCCATCCGGCTGCTGCAGATGTCGACGACCGAGCTGGATGTCGAAATCGCCGAAGCAGTGGAAACCAATCCGCTGCTGGACTGGGACGACAGCCCGGAGCGGACGCCCGGCAGCGAAGTAGGCAGCAGTGAAGCACCTGCCGGTCAGGACGCACCGGCAGACAGCGGGGCGCCGTCCGCGGATGCCGGTGGCGATGATGACTGGACGCCCGCAGAAGTGGACTGGAGCGGCTCGGGCAGCAGCAGCGGCTCGTTCGATGAAGATGACCTGGGCAGCGCCGCCGAGCGGGTTGCCGATACCGAAACCCTCGCCGATCACCTGCTGTGGCAACTGCATCTTTCGCCGCTGTCCAGCCGCGACCGCAACATCGGTGCCGCACTGATCGATGCGATCGAAGACGACGGCTACCTGCGGGAAGCATTTTCCGGCATCGCCGAAACGCTGCTGCCCGACATCCATGCGGGCGACGACGAAATCCTGACCGTCCTGCATCAGATCCAACGCTTTGATCCGGTCGGCGTGGGGGCGCGCACACTGGGCGAATGCCTGCAGTTGCAGCTGGATGTACTGCCCTTGGACACACCGGCGCTTGCGCTGGCCCGGCGCATCGCCGGCGGCCCGCTGGAGCGCCTGCCGCGCAGCGGCGTAGCCGGTATCGCACAGGAGCTGAAACAACCCGTGGCCGACGTGGACGCGGCGGTGACGCTGCTGCGTTCGCTGGATCCGCGCCCAGGCACGCAGATCGCCGCTGTGGCACAGGACACCTATGTCGTGCCGGATGTCGTCATCTGGCGACAGGCCGGCGTATGGCGGGCCGCGCTGGCCGGTCACGCCGGGCCCAAGGTGGTCATCCACCGGGGCTACGAGAGCCTGATCCGCCGCTGTGGCGAAGCAGATGCCGGGTACCTGAAAGCCCACCTGCAAGAGGCACGCTGGCTTTTAAAGGGGCTGGAGGCGCGCGGCGAGACCCTGCTGCGGGTAGTCGGCAGCCTGCTGCAGCACCAGGCCGGGTTCCTGGAGTTCGGCGCACAGGCACTGCGCCCGCTCACCCTGCGCGAAATCGCCGGAGAGCTCGGCCTGCACGAATCCACCATCTCGCGCGCCATCGCCCGCAAGCACGTGCGCACGCCACGCGGCACCTTGCCGCTGCGTGCCTTCTTCGCCTCCGGCATCGATACCGACGGCGGCGGGGAGGCGTCCAGTACGGCCATCCAGTCGATGATCCGGAAACTGATCGACGATGAGAACCCGCGCAAGCCGCTTTCTGACGCCAAGCTGGCTGACCTGCTGAAAACCTCGGGTATCCCGGTAGCGCGCAGGACCGTGGCGAAGTATCGTGAAGCCATGAACATTTCCGCCTCGCACGAAAGAGTCAGAATCGCTTGA
- the lptB gene encoding LPS export ABC transporter ATP-binding protein, producing the protein MLVAKGLRKSYKQREVVKDFGLTLEAGEVVGLLGPNGAGKTTCFYMIVGLVAADAGSIVLDGKDITSDPMYTRAKQGVGYLPQEPSVFRKLTVADNIRLVLELRDDLDRAGRERELASLLDELQLGHVAEQLGASLSGGERRRCEIARALAARPRLILLDEPFAGVDPISVGEIQRIVTHLKQRGIGVLITDHNVRETLGICDRAYILAEGTVLAQGAPADLLDNADVRRVYLGDSFKL; encoded by the coding sequence ATGCTCGTTGCCAAAGGCCTGCGCAAAAGCTACAAGCAGCGCGAAGTCGTCAAGGACTTCGGGCTTACCCTGGAAGCGGGCGAAGTGGTGGGCCTGCTCGGTCCCAACGGCGCCGGCAAGACCACCTGCTTCTACATGATCGTCGGCCTGGTGGCCGCCGATGCCGGCAGCATCGTGCTGGATGGCAAAGACATCACCAGCGACCCCATGTACACCCGCGCCAAGCAGGGCGTGGGCTACCTGCCGCAGGAACCGTCGGTGTTCCGCAAGCTCACCGTGGCCGACAACATCCGCCTGGTGCTGGAGCTGCGCGATGACCTGGACCGTGCCGGCCGCGAACGCGAACTGGCCAGCCTGCTGGACGAACTGCAGCTCGGCCACGTCGCCGAACAGTTGGGTGCCAGCCTGTCCGGCGGTGAGCGACGTCGTTGCGAAATCGCCCGCGCACTGGCCGCACGGCCCCGCCTGATCCTGCTCGACGAGCCCTTCGCCGGTGTCGATCCGATTTCGGTCGGCGAAATCCAGCGCATCGTGACCCACCTGAAGCAGCGCGGCATCGGCGTACTCATCACCGATCACAATGTCCGCGAAACCTTGGGAATCTGCGACCGCGCGTATATCCTCGCTGAAGGTACGGTGCTCGCCCAAGGTGCGCCTGCGGATCTGCTGGACAACGCGGATGTCCGCCGCGTCTATCTGGGAGACTCCTTCAAGCTCTGA
- the lptA gene encoding lipopolysaccharide transport periplasmic protein LptA, whose protein sequence is MKIHFAVLCALSLLFPVAAHAKSTDRNEPMNIDAGAQSGTLTGDGKTTLSGGVIITQGSLDLRSASAEIQIKDSEPVRAIFTGKQAKMRQQMDDGSWMDATADRIDYDITGEIITLTGNYKVTSARGTNAGQRMVYNTRSGEMNSGGDGTRVRTVIQPKNKAPAAGSSK, encoded by the coding sequence ATGAAAATCCACTTTGCAGTTCTTTGCGCGCTCAGCTTGTTGTTCCCGGTGGCCGCCCATGCGAAATCCACCGACCGCAACGAGCCGATGAACATCGACGCCGGCGCCCAGTCCGGCACGCTCACCGGTGACGGCAAGACAACGCTGTCCGGCGGGGTGATCATCACCCAGGGCTCGCTGGACCTGCGCTCGGCCAGTGCGGAGATCCAGATCAAGGATAGCGAACCGGTGCGTGCGATCTTCACCGGCAAGCAAGCCAAGATGCGCCAGCAGATGGACGACGGCAGCTGGATGGACGCCACCGCCGACCGCATCGACTACGACATCACCGGTGAAATCATCACCCTGACCGGCAACTACAAGGTCACCAGCGCGCGCGGCACCAATGCGGGCCAGCGCATGGTCTACAACACGCGCAGCGGTGAAATGAACAGCGGTGGCGACGGCACCCGCGTGCGCACGGTCATCCAGCCGAAGAACAAGGCACCGGCCGCAGGGAGCAGCAAGTAA
- the lptC gene encoding LPS export ABC transporter periplasmic protein LptC: MNWRTVIGGVLLVVAVLSGWSLLRNRDKGPQVTVDDGTVDYVLHDFQIVVLDDEGKESTTLRAPRLERLRADQTMTIATPVFEMPASDGNHWTLRSQTGWVSAKGEEMRLRGDVSGDSPSEGATPPTTFRTTHLNVFPKDNRAATDALVTMTRPGMEQSGVGFELDSKNNTYHFLSQSKGRYTPQR; encoded by the coding sequence ATGAACTGGCGCACCGTGATCGGCGGCGTACTGCTGGTGGTGGCCGTGCTCAGCGGCTGGTCGCTGTTGCGCAACCGGGACAAGGGCCCGCAGGTCACCGTGGACGACGGCACCGTGGACTACGTCCTGCACGATTTCCAGATCGTGGTGCTGGACGACGAGGGCAAGGAATCGACCACGCTGCGCGCGCCGCGGCTTGAGCGCCTGCGCGCCGACCAGACCATGACAATCGCCACCCCGGTGTTCGAAATGCCGGCCAGCGATGGCAACCACTGGACGCTGCGCAGCCAGACCGGCTGGGTCAGCGCCAAGGGCGAAGAGATGCGCCTGCGCGGCGATGTGAGTGGCGACAGTCCCAGCGAGGGGGCGACCCCGCCGACCACGTTCCGCACCACGCACCTCAACGTCTTCCCGAAAGACAACCGCGCCGCCACCGATGCGCTGGTGACCATGACCCGGCCGGGCATGGAACAGAGCGGCGTCGGCTTCGAGCTGGATTCCAAGAACAACACGTATCATTTCCTCAGCCAGTCCAAGGGCCGCTACACGCCCCAGCGCTGA
- a CDS encoding HAD hydrolase family protein produces MPWSPLPAFPAHLHAVAGRIRLACFDVDGTLTDGQLYYDREGNESKAYFVQDGLGLKLLQKHGIHPVLITARNSQSALKRGADLGIDTQIAVGDKLASVQALCEQHGIGLDQVAFMGDDLPDLAPLCHVGLAVAPANAHPWIAERVHWQTHAEGGRGAARELCDVLLAAQGRVDAVLAGFGA; encoded by the coding sequence ATGCCCTGGTCCCCCCTGCCCGCTTTCCCCGCCCACCTGCATGCCGTTGCCGGGCGTATCCGGCTGGCCTGCTTTGACGTGGACGGCACGCTCACCGATGGTCAGCTTTACTACGACCGTGAAGGGAATGAGAGCAAGGCATATTTCGTGCAGGACGGGCTGGGACTGAAACTATTGCAGAAGCACGGCATCCATCCGGTGCTGATCACCGCGCGCAACAGCCAGTCGGCGTTGAAGCGTGGGGCAGACCTGGGCATCGACACGCAGATCGCGGTCGGCGACAAGCTGGCCAGCGTGCAGGCGCTGTGCGAACAGCACGGCATCGGGCTGGACCAGGTGGCCTTCATGGGCGATGACCTGCCCGACCTGGCCCCGCTGTGCCACGTCGGCCTGGCGGTCGCGCCGGCCAATGCGCACCCGTGGATCGCCGAGCGCGTGCACTGGCAGACCCACGCCGAGGGTGGCCGCGGTGCCGCACGCGAACTGTGCGATGTGCTGCTCGCCGCTCAGGGCCGTGTCGACGCCGTGCTTGCAGGGTTCGGCGCATGA
- a CDS encoding KpsF/GutQ family sugar-phosphate isomerase, whose product MADTNLPLPPAGLPGKAPADPAALVASGKRVFQIEQEALQAVAAGLGDAFQQACQHILTGRGRVVATGMGKSGHIARKIAATLASTGTPAFYVHPGEAGHGDLGMITEADVVLALSYSGESDELLMLLPVLKRQGNVLISMTGKPQSSLARAADVHLDVSVPAEACPLALAPTSSTTASLAMGDALAVALLDARGFTADDFARSHPAGSLGRRLLLHITDVMHSGDDLPRVDIGASLSEALVEMSRKRLGMTAVVDADGVLIGLFTDGDLRRALDSELDVRSARIADVMTRNPRTINADQLAVEAARLMETHKINGLMVVDGGGHAVGALNIHDLLRARVV is encoded by the coding sequence ATGGCTGACACCAACCTGCCCCTCCCTCCTGCCGGCCTGCCGGGCAAGGCCCCGGCCGACCCGGCCGCGCTGGTCGCCAGCGGCAAGCGCGTGTTCCAGATAGAACAGGAAGCGCTGCAGGCGGTGGCCGCCGGCCTGGGCGATGCCTTCCAGCAGGCCTGCCAGCACATCCTGACCGGGCGGGGCCGCGTAGTGGCCACCGGCATGGGCAAGTCCGGGCACATCGCGCGCAAGATCGCCGCCACGCTGGCGTCGACCGGCACGCCGGCGTTCTACGTGCACCCCGGCGAAGCCGGCCACGGCGACCTGGGCATGATCACCGAAGCCGACGTGGTGCTGGCGCTGTCTTATTCCGGCGAGTCCGATGAGCTGCTGATGCTGCTGCCGGTACTGAAACGGCAGGGCAACGTGCTGATTTCCATGACCGGCAAGCCGCAGTCCAGCCTGGCGCGCGCCGCGGACGTGCATCTGGATGTGAGCGTACCGGCCGAAGCCTGCCCGCTGGCGCTGGCACCGACCTCGAGCACCACCGCCTCGTTGGCGATGGGCGATGCGCTGGCGGTTGCGCTGCTGGATGCGCGCGGCTTCACCGCCGATGACTTTGCCCGCTCGCACCCGGCCGGCAGCCTGGGCCGCCGCCTGCTGCTGCACATCACCGATGTCATGCACAGCGGTGACGATCTGCCACGCGTGGACATCGGCGCCAGCCTGAGCGAGGCGCTGGTGGAAATGAGCCGCAAACGGCTCGGCATGACGGCCGTGGTCGATGCGGATGGGGTACTGATCGGCCTGTTCACCGACGGTGACCTGCGCCGCGCGCTGGACAGCGAGTTGGACGTGCGCAGCGCGCGGATTGCCGATGTGATGACCCGCAACCCCCGCACCATCAATGCCGATCAGTTGGCGGTCGAGGCCGCACGACTGATGGAAACGCATAAAATCAACGGCTTGATGGTGGTGGATGGCGGCGGGCACGCGGTGGGTGCACTCAACATTCATGACCTGTTGCGGGCCCGGGTGGTTTAA
- a CDS encoding BolA family protein, producing the protein MDADTIRNLIETGLPGARADVQGDDGVHFEATVVCDAFAGKMPLARHRMVYATLGDLMGGAIHALALKTVTPAEAG; encoded by the coding sequence TTGGACGCTGACACCATCCGCAATCTGATCGAAACCGGCCTGCCCGGCGCCCGTGCCGACGTGCAGGGCGATGATGGCGTGCACTTCGAGGCGACCGTGGTCTGCGATGCCTTCGCGGGCAAGATGCCGCTGGCCCGCCACCGCATGGTGTACGCCACCCTCGGCGATCTGATGGGCGGCGCGATCCATGCGCTGGCACTGAAGACCGTGACCCCGGCCGAAGCCGGCTGA
- the murA gene encoding UDP-N-acetylglucosamine 1-carboxyvinyltransferase — protein sequence MAKIVVTGGKALHGEVSISGAKNAVLPILCATLLADEPVEITNVPHLHDVVTTVKLLGELGAKVTIDQGTLSRGSAIVVDPRPVNQHVAPYELVRTMRASILVLGPLLARFGEAEVSLPGGCAIGSRPVDQHIKGLQALGADIVVENGFIKASAKRLKGGHFTFDMVSVTGTENVLMAATLAEGTTVLDNCAMEPEVTDLAQCLIALGAKIEGLGTARLVIEGVKRLHGGRHEVLPDRIETGTFLVAAAMTGGSVTVTRARPDTMEAVLSKLIEAGATISTTADTITLDMQGQRPKSVNLTTAPYPAFPTDMQAQFMALNCVADGVGVINETIFENRFMHVNELLRVGADIQVEGHTAIVRGAERLSGAPVMATDLRASASLILAGLMADGDTTIDRIYHLDRGYENIEEKLSSLGATIRRVQ from the coding sequence ATGGCCAAGATCGTTGTGACCGGCGGCAAAGCGCTGCACGGTGAAGTAAGCATCTCCGGCGCCAAAAACGCCGTCCTCCCCATCCTGTGCGCGACCCTGCTGGCCGACGAACCGGTCGAGATCACCAACGTGCCGCACCTGCACGACGTGGTGACCACGGTGAAGCTGCTGGGCGAACTGGGCGCCAAGGTCACCATCGACCAGGGCACGCTGTCGCGTGGCAGCGCCATCGTGGTCGACCCGCGTCCGGTCAACCAGCACGTGGCGCCGTATGAGCTGGTGCGCACCATGCGCGCCTCGATCCTGGTGCTGGGCCCGCTGCTGGCCCGCTTCGGCGAAGCCGAAGTGTCGCTCCCGGGCGGCTGCGCGATCGGCTCGCGTCCGGTCGACCAGCACATCAAGGGCCTGCAGGCCCTGGGTGCGGACATCGTGGTCGAAAACGGCTTCATCAAGGCCAGCGCCAAGCGGCTGAAGGGTGGCCACTTCACCTTCGACATGGTCAGCGTGACCGGCACCGAGAACGTGCTGATGGCCGCGACCCTGGCCGAAGGCACCACCGTTCTGGACAACTGCGCGATGGAGCCGGAAGTCACCGATCTGGCGCAGTGCCTGATCGCGCTGGGCGCGAAGATCGAAGGACTGGGCACCGCCCGGCTGGTCATCGAAGGCGTGAAGCGTCTCCATGGCGGGCGCCATGAAGTGCTGCCCGACCGCATCGAAACCGGCACCTTCCTGGTGGCGGCGGCAATGACCGGCGGCAGCGTGACCGTCACCCGTGCGCGCCCGGACACGATGGAAGCGGTGCTGTCCAAGCTGATCGAGGCCGGCGCCACCATCAGCACCACCGCCGACACCATCACCCTGGACATGCAGGGGCAGCGGCCGAAGTCGGTGAACCTGACCACCGCGCCGTATCCCGCGTTCCCGACCGACATGCAGGCGCAGTTCATGGCGCTCAACTGCGTGGCCGATGGCGTAGGCGTGATCAACGAAACCATCTTCGAAAACCGCTTCATGCACGTCAACGAACTGCTGCGCGTGGGCGCGGACATCCAGGTCGAAGGCCACACGGCGATCGTGCGCGGTGCCGAGCGGCTGAGCGGTGCACCGGTGATGGCGACCGACCTGCGCGCGTCGGCCTCGCTGATCCTGGCAGGCCTGATGGCCGATGGTGATACGACCATCGACCGCATCTACCATCTGGACCGCGGGTACGAGAACATCGAAGAGAAGCTTTCTTCGCTCGGTGCCACCATCCGGCGCGTGCAATGA
- a CDS encoding EF-hand domain-containing protein: MILRGKFTRRRKALLALVLLMLAYLAYAWFAGLAITKGVEQKDMDWNADGTVTRDEILQAFYAVGVSETKEGNRECRTFLWRKSGEQIRVDCRTVFQAE; this comes from the coding sequence ATGATCCTGCGCGGCAAGTTCACGCGCCGCCGCAAGGCGCTGCTGGCCCTGGTGCTTCTGATGCTGGCTTACCTGGCGTATGCCTGGTTTGCCGGCCTCGCCATCACCAAGGGAGTAGAGCAGAAGGACATGGACTGGAACGCCGACGGCACGGTGACCCGTGACGAGATCCTGCAGGCGTTTTACGCAGTGGGCGTTTCAGAAACCAAGGAAGGCAACCGCGAGTGCCGCACCTTCCTGTGGCGCAAGAGCGGCGAGCAGATCCGCGTGGACTGCCGCACGGTGTTCCAGGCGGAATGA